Below is a window of Rhodopseudomonas sp. P2A-2r DNA.
ATTAGTCATCACGTATGGTGATGACCATGACCTATCTGCCCGTCGATCTCCTGCAAACCTTCGTCGCGGTCGCCGATGCCGGCAGCTTCACCGGCGCCGCGCGTCTGCTGGGCCTGCGCCAGTCGACGGTCAGCCAGCAAATCCGCCGTCTCGAGGAACAGACCGGGCGCCGCTTCGTCGACCGCGACACGCACAGCCTCGCTCTGACCCCGGATGGCGAGGCCCTGCTCGACCATGCGCGGTCGATCTTGGGCCGCTACGCGCATCTGCATCAGCATCTGGCGGCAGCGCCGCTGCGCGGCCGGCTGCGCTTCGGCGCCTCCGAGGATTTCGTGCTGTCGGCCTTGCCGAACGTGCTCGCCGCCTTCGCGCGCCAGCATCCCGAACTCGACATCGAACTGCATTCGGGACTGAGTGAAAATCTGCGTGCCGAATTCGATGCGGGGCGGCTCGATCTCGCTCTGATCAAACGGCGTGACGGCGACAGCCGCGGCCAGATGGTCTGGACGGAGCCGATCGAATGGATGGCTCATCCCGAATTCCGCCTCGACCCCGACAGTCCCCTGCCGCTGATCATGTATCCGCCGCCCAGCATCACGCGCGTCGGCGTCCTGCAGACGCTGGAAGCGTCGGGGCGGCTGTGGCGCGTGGCATTCACCAGCGCCAACGTCTCCGGCCTGAGCGCGGCCGCGCGGGCCGGGATCGGCGTGCTGCCGCATTCCACCCGTTTGATGCCGCCGGGCCTGACGATCCTGTCGCCGCGCCAGGGCCTGCCGAAACTGCCGGACATCCAGTTCGCGGTGATCGCCCCGGACGGCCCCAGCCCCGCGGTCCAGGCCCTCGCCGCGACCATCATGAACTGGGCGGGACCGCGCGATCGCGCCAGCTCAAGCGAGCGGATGTGACGGCGAAGATGGCATGGACGATGTCAGCAACGGGCAAGCTCGTGGAATTGCCCGGCCGGAGCAGCGGCGCCGAAGCTAGCTGCCGGCCTTTTCGGCGGTGCTGGCGAGGCCGCTGCCGAGCGGAATGTCGTCCACCAGCGACGACGACACCGCCGGGACCTGCTCGCCGTCGGAGGCGCGGGTGACGGCGACGCGGGTCCGGGTGAACAGCGCCTCGGCGCCGGAGGCCTTTTCCTTGAGGTTCTTCAGGAGCTCGCCGGCCAGCAGGCTGTTGGCGCCCTCGACGTCGTCGGCGACCTTGCCGGGCGTCGCCGAGGACAGGATCAGCGCATTGTCCGGCACGTTGATCGGCGCCAGGCCGCGCGAGTAGCCGCGGAAGCGGCGCTCATAGGGATTGCGGCGAGAGGCGTCGATGACCACCAGCTTGGCGTGGGCGCCCTTCTCCTTCATGACGTCGAGCACGGCCTCGATGCTGACGCCGTCGCGGCGGATGTCGGCCTCTTTCCAGATCGCGGCATCGACCGGGATCATGTAGCTCTCGCGGCCGACCTGCACGCCGTAGCCGCCGAAATACAGCATCACGATGGAGTCCGGCTTGATCTTCGCCTTCAGGCGCTGCACTGCGCGCGCGAGATCATCGCGGGTGGCGTCCTCCACCACATCGACGTCGAAGCCGTCATGGCGCAGGGCGCTGGTCAACGCGCGCGCATCGTTGATCGGCTGGGTCAGCGGCGCACTGGCGTCGGGATAATGGCCGTTGCCGATCACCAGCGCGATGCGCCCGGCCTTGCCGGCGACGTCGACGGTGGCATTCGACGGCGTCGCGGCGGCGACAGCGATGGGCCGCTTGTTGAACGCGGCGTTGGCACCCAGCGCCAGCGACACCAGGCCGACAAAAGCGGCTGCAATGGTGATGGAGCGGCGCGTGACGCCAAACAACCGTACATTCATATAAGCCATCCCTGTCAGCATTGGACACGCGCTTCTTGGTCGCGCCAACGTCGATATAGGTTTGTGGGGGTGCCCGAGTTATTGGGCAGCAATTGCGCTCAATTTGCGGCACCGCAGCAAACAGACAGTTAACCCGGTGCGGCTTTCCCGGCAACCCGTGCGCGCCGCGCCTGGCCGCCGCACGCTGCAGGTATCCAGGCACGCGCCGCTGCCTCCGGACTGCCGTGCCGAACGGCTCGCTTGCGGCAGCAAGAGGGCTTGCTGCCATCGGCATCTCCCGCTGCGGGTTCCACGAGATTGTGTTCCCGTTGCATTTGTGTAATTTCTGCAAGGACTTGCATGCCTCAGCGCCGGACCCGCAGATGAGTATCCCGTATTTCGTCCGTGCCGCCTGCCAGGCGCTCACTGGCCCGAAGGATGGCCCGTCGCTGTACGATCTCTGCGACCCCGTCTTTCTCGGCGATCGCGGCGGCGATCCCCACATCGCAAGATTCTACAAGACGGCGCTGGGCAATCCGGCGCTGCGGGCCCTGCTGCGGCGGGCCGGACTGCCGGAATTGCGCGATCCCGGCCGCTTTCGCAGCCTGCAGGACGCCCTGATCCGCGCCCGCGACGACGCGGCGCCGGACTGGGCGGCGATCGGCCGGCCGGTGGCCGAGCTGCTGGACAGCGTGACACTCAGCCATCCCGCGCCTCCGCAAGTGTCCGCGCCGGCAACCGCGCCCGATCTCGCCGCGATCGACCATGTGATCCGCACCTGTGGCGCGCATCTGCTGCGCTCGTTCGGCAGTAACGGTTTCATTCCGGCCTACGCCGCCTTCAACCTGATCGGCGATCCCGACCTGCACGGCCGCGAATTCCTGATGGCGCTGACCGGGCTCAACGCCCGCAACTACAAGAACTCGACGCTGCTGTTCAACCTGGCGCGCGTCTTCATCGCGCGCTCGCCGGCAGCAAAACTGATCAATCCGCCATGGACGGGAATCGCCGAGCCGATGTGGGCGCCGGTGCAGATCCGCCATCGCTCGGCCTATTACGATGCGTTCTTCACCGAGGCGCTGCTGAGCTTTGCCGGCAGCGGACTCGCCACGGCCGAGCAGGCGCAGGCGACAGAGCGCGCGATTTCGGACATGGTCACGTTCTGCCTGACCACCAGCCGCGAGCAGGTGCGTTGCCATGACGGCCGCACGGTCGGCGTCATCACCGCGCTGGCGCCGCCTCCGCAGCCGCGCTTCAGCAAGTTCTTTACCGGGATCAAGCACAGCCTCGGCTTCGACGTCTATGTGCCGGACTGCGACACCACCGCCTGTTCGTTTTCCGCGGCCACCCAGGCCGGCTCATGCGATCCGCTGCTCGACCAGCCGCTGTTGGATTTCTACGCCGGCTACCAGGTCGGCAATGGCGCCAACGCGCCGATGGTCACCGTGCCGCTCAACGATCATATCGACTACGCCGGCGGCGTGGTCACCTGGATCGACAATCTCAAAAACGAGCGGCCGTTCGGCAACGATCTCGATCCGACGCTGAACCTCGACATTCTCGAGGTCAGTTTTCGCAACTGCGCGCGCTGGAGGATTCTGGAAACGCCGCAGCGGCTGCAGACGCTGCAGCGAATCATCGGCTTTCAGCACCGGCTGGTGGCGTCCGGCGCCTTCGCCGATCCGCGCTCGCACATCTATTACCTGCCGGAACTGTACTGCGCCTATTTCGGCCGCTGCCATGCCGCGTTCCTGCTGCTGCCGCCAGCCGCCCGCCAGGCGATCGATCCCGATGGCGCCTTTGCCTTCATCCGCAGCCGCGTGCTGGCTTACGTGCAGCACACGCTGATGGCCGCCGAGATGAACGTGTTCGACGCGGCGCTGGCGCTGATCGCGCTCGGCCACCTCGGCGCCGAGGCGAGCAGCTTCGCCCCGGCGCTGCAGTGCATCGTCGGCCATTTCGGCGAAGGCGGCCGCAAGGGGCCGTTTCGGGCCTATGAATGGAACAAGATGAAGACGCCGACCCGGATTTTGGTGGGCGGGCCGGAGGTGACCTCGGCCTTCGTGCTGATGGGACTGGCGCTGGCGCGGCGGGCTATCAAGTCGTGACGCATCTCCCAGCGCCGCGCCATATCGCGCTAAGTTGAATCCGGCACGTGTCGCCGTGCTGGCGCGGCTGCCCAATTCCCCGCACAATTGGTGTTCAAAGCTCAGTTCCGCCCATTGCCGGGATATTGATAATGTTCAATCGATTTCTGTTGTCGCTGTTGCTGCTCGGCCTACCGACCCTGGCGCAGGCGGCGGATATCACCGGCATCCCGAAAATCCGCGACGGCGACCAGATCGCCATCGGCAGCACCCGCATCCGTCTCGCCGGCATCGACGCGCCGGCGCTCGACCAGCTCTGCATCAATGCGACCGGCGAGCGCTGGACCTGCGGCGTCGCGGCCCACGACGCGCTGGTGAAGCATGTCGGCGACAAGAGCTGGACCTGCCATGTCACCCGCACCGACCGCTTCGGCCGCTCGGTGGCCAAATGCGAGGTCGACGGCGAAGACGTCCAGAAATGGATGGTGGCCAACGGCTGGGCGCTGTCCTTCGTGCAGTTCGCGCACACCTATGACGCCGACGAGAAGGTCGCGCGCGACGCCAAGATTGGATTGTGGGAAGGCGCCTTCATCGCGCCGTGGGACTGGCGCGTCCGCAACAAGAAGACGACCATCCTCGGATCGGTCAAGCCGCCGGAGAATGCGCTGGCCATCCTGCTGGCCTCGGCGTCCGGATCGGTGGCGCCGTCGCCGACCTGCACCATCAAGGGCAACGTCAACCGCTCCGGCGTCTGCATCTATCATACGCCGAAGAGCCGCTGGTACGCCAAGATCAGCATGAAGATCAGCAAGGGCACGCGCTGGTTCTGCTCGGTGGAGGAGGCCCAGGCCGCAGGCTGCCGCGAGACCCGGCGCTGAGCTTTTCCGCGATCCCATGCTAGGCTTCACGCCAGTCGGACTCTCGAGGGCGCGACGCATTGGCTGACATCCGACCCGACGCGCCGGCGCCGAAGCCCCGGCGCGGACGGCTGCACCAGACCGCACGGCTCACCGTATTCCTGCTCGCAGTCTACGGCGCCGTCGCCTACTTTCTGCTGCCGACGTTCTGGACCCATTACGAGCACCAGCAGCGGCTGGCCGGCCTGCCGATGGTCACCATGACCGCGCAGGGCATCGCTGGCGACCCCATCAATGTCGGGCTGATCGGCGACCGCACGGACGTGCTGTGCGCGATGAGCAAAGCGGGCTGGTATCCCGCCGATCCCGTGACGCTGAAATCGTCGGTCGAGATCGTCGGCAGCGTGCTGCTTGACCGGCCCTATCGCGACGCGCCGGTGAGTCCGCTTTTCTATCTCGGCCGTCGCGAGGATCTCGCTTTCGAGAAGCCGGTCGGCAGCAGCGCCGATCATCGCCACCATGTGCGGTTCTGGAAGGTGCTCGACCGCGGCCAGGAAGACCGGCCGGTCTGGCTCGGCGACGCCACGTTCGATCGAAGCGTCGGCATCAGCTCATACACCGGTGCCATCACCCACCACATCGCCGCCGACATCGATGCCGAGCGCACCTTGCTGACCGGCGACCTTGAAAATGCCGGCATGGTCACCGCGAAATATCAGGTGACCGGCATCGGACCGACGCTGGCCGGACGCAATGGCGGTGGCGATGCGTATTTCACCGACGGCGAGGTGTGGATCGTGCGCCTGGTGGTCGCCTGCCAGAAGCGCGACGGGCCCGCGGTGACGATCCCGAGCCCGCCGGCCACCGAGATCAAGGATGCCATCTGGAGCGCCATCAGCACCGCGCTCGGAAATAACGCCGCGCCGCCTTGAAATTCCCGCTCCGGCGCTGCATCCATCGCATGCGGTGCGCGCGCTTTGATTCCGCGCTGCGTCATGCCACCATCCCCATCCAGTCATCCGGTTGCCAGCAAGGAATTTGAAATGGTCGTTCGAGCGGGGCGTGAGTTTCTGGCCATCCCCGGCCCCACCACCATGCCCGACGAAGTGCTGCGCGCCATGCATCGCCCGGCCCTCGACATCTATTCCGACACCATGGTGCAGATGACCGCGAGCATCCTGCGCGATCTCGGCACGCTGTTCGCCACCAAGGGCCGGACCTACATCTATATCGCCAACGGCCATGGCGCGTGGGAAGCGACCCTGACCAATGTGCTGTCGCGCGGCGACAAGATCCTGGTGCTGGAGAGCGGTCGCTTCGCGATCGGCTGGGGGCAGGCTGCCCGGGCGATGGGCGTCGATGTCGAGGGCCTCAAGGGCGACTGGCGCCGCGCCATCCGCCCCGCGGAAGTGGAAGCGCGGCTGCGCGCGGACACCAACCACGAGATCAAGGCGGTGCTGGCGGTACAGGTCGACACAGCTTCTGGCGCCTACAACGACATTGAAGCCATCGGAAAGGCGATCAAGGCCGCCGGCCATCCGGCGCTGTTCATGGTGGATGCCGTCGCTTCGCTCGGTTGCATGCCGTTCGAGATGGACGCATGGGGCATCGACGTCGCCATGTCCGGCTCACAGAAGGGCCTGATGGCGCCTCCCGGCCTCGGCTTCGTCGCCGCCAACGATCGCGCCCGCGCGGTGCACAAGACTGCGAATTTGCGCACGCCCTATTGGGACTGGACCGAGCGCGAGGGGCCGGAGCACTACAACAAATATTCCGGCACCGCGCCGGTTCATCTGCTGTTCGCTCAGCGACAGGCCATCGACATGCTGTTCGATGAGAAGTTGGACAACGTGTTCCGGCGCCACAGCCTGCTCGCCGAAGCGGTGCGCCGCGCGGTCGCCGTGTGGTCAGAGGGACAGGTGGTCAACTTCAACATCGAGGAGGCCCGCGAGCGCTCCAATACAGTGACGACGGTGACGATTCAGGATCCGGCGCCGCTGCTGGCCTATTGCAAGAACATGTGCGGCGTCGTTCTCGGCGTCGGTATCGGCGATCTCTCGGGCAAGGCGTTCCGTATCGCCCATATGGGCCACGTCAATGCGCCGATGATCCTCGGCACGCTGGGGGTCATCGAGATGGGCCTGCAGGCGCTCGGCATTCCCCACGGCAAGGGCGGCACCGAAGCTGCGATCAACTATCTCGGCGAGAACGTCGCGGCCTAACCTTCTCGGTTGTCGTCACCCGCGCAAGCGGGTGACCCAGTAGACGCAAGCGCTGCGGCGTCGCCACCGACGCCGCAGAATACTGGGTCGCCCGGTCCTTGCGCGCAAGTGCGCGCCTGGCCGGGCGATGACAACTGTGTGCGGGGAGAGGTTATGAAACTTCCCGCCTTGTCTCCGGCATGATGGTCCAGATCATCAACAGCCCGAGGGCTGCGACGCAGGCGAGGCCGACAAAGGCCACCGGCGCGCCGAAGCGATCGGCGACGAAGCCGGCGAGTATCGTGCTGAGCGAGGCGCCGATGCCGGTCGCAGTGCCGACGATGCCCTGGGCGAGGCTGAAGCGGCCGCTG
It encodes the following:
- a CDS encoding thermonuclease family protein, which codes for MFNRFLLSLLLLGLPTLAQAADITGIPKIRDGDQIAIGSTRIRLAGIDAPALDQLCINATGERWTCGVAAHDALVKHVGDKSWTCHVTRTDRFGRSVAKCEVDGEDVQKWMVANGWALSFVQFAHTYDADEKVARDAKIGLWEGAFIAPWDWRVRNKKTTILGSVKPPENALAILLASASGSVAPSPTCTIKGNVNRSGVCIYHTPKSRWYAKISMKISKGTRWFCSVEEAQAAGCRETRR
- a CDS encoding pyridoxal-phosphate-dependent aminotransferase family protein, whose product is MVVRAGREFLAIPGPTTMPDEVLRAMHRPALDIYSDTMVQMTASILRDLGTLFATKGRTYIYIANGHGAWEATLTNVLSRGDKILVLESGRFAIGWGQAARAMGVDVEGLKGDWRRAIRPAEVEARLRADTNHEIKAVLAVQVDTASGAYNDIEAIGKAIKAAGHPALFMVDAVASLGCMPFEMDAWGIDVAMSGSQKGLMAPPGLGFVAANDRARAVHKTANLRTPYWDWTEREGPEHYNKYSGTAPVHLLFAQRQAIDMLFDEKLDNVFRRHSLLAEAVRRAVAVWSEGQVVNFNIEEARERSNTVTTVTIQDPAPLLAYCKNMCGVVLGVGIGDLSGKAFRIAHMGHVNAPMILGTLGVIEMGLQALGIPHGKGGTEAAINYLGENVAA
- a CDS encoding caspase family protein yields the protein MNVRLFGVTRRSITIAAAFVGLVSLALGANAAFNKRPIAVAAATPSNATVDVAGKAGRIALVIGNGHYPDASAPLTQPINDARALTSALRHDGFDVDVVEDATRDDLARAVQRLKAKIKPDSIVMLYFGGYGVQVGRESYMIPVDAAIWKEADIRRDGVSIEAVLDVMKEKGAHAKLVVIDASRRNPYERRFRGYSRGLAPINVPDNALILSSATPGKVADDVEGANSLLAGELLKNLKEKASGAEALFTRTRVAVTRASDGEQVPAVSSSLVDDIPLGSGLASTAEKAGS
- a CDS encoding LysR substrate-binding domain-containing protein, with product MTYLPVDLLQTFVAVADAGSFTGAARLLGLRQSTVSQQIRRLEEQTGRRFVDRDTHSLALTPDGEALLDHARSILGRYAHLHQHLAAAPLRGRLRFGASEDFVLSALPNVLAAFARQHPELDIELHSGLSENLRAEFDAGRLDLALIKRRDGDSRGQMVWTEPIEWMAHPEFRLDPDSPLPLIMYPPPSITRVGVLQTLEASGRLWRVAFTSANVSGLSAAARAGIGVLPHSTRLMPPGLTILSPRQGLPKLPDIQFAVIAPDGPSPAVQALAATIMNWAGPRDRASSSERM
- a CDS encoding LssY C-terminal domain-containing protein — its product is MADIRPDAPAPKPRRGRLHQTARLTVFLLAVYGAVAYFLLPTFWTHYEHQQRLAGLPMVTMTAQGIAGDPINVGLIGDRTDVLCAMSKAGWYPADPVTLKSSVEIVGSVLLDRPYRDAPVSPLFYLGRREDLAFEKPVGSSADHRHHVRFWKVLDRGQEDRPVWLGDATFDRSVGISSYTGAITHHIAADIDAERTLLTGDLENAGMVTAKYQVTGIGPTLAGRNGGGDAYFTDGEVWIVRLVVACQKRDGPAVTIPSPPATEIKDAIWSAISTALGNNAAPP